A stretch of DNA from Lodderomyces elongisporus chromosome 4, complete sequence:
TCTGTTTGACATGGTTCAATGATGAGCAACTCTTTCTTGCTGGAGATGATTCTGGTAAAGTATATACTTTTGAAATAATTGTTGATCCATTTGGTAATATGGAAATAGACGAGTTCAACAATTTTCAATGTCACCAGCAGCAAATTTGTGGTATGTATTATTTTACCTTCAATTCCTTCTTAAAAAGTCAATGGTAggagaaagggaaagggaaagggaaagggaaaggggAAGAGAGAAGTGAGGAGGAAAAGGCCTGGCAATCAGAAAATTTTTCGAATATTTATactaaaaagaaacttgTCTTGTGTTGTATCTATAGGTATTGTTTTGAATTCCAAGAATAATGAATTAGCTGTGGGTGCAAATGATAATTGTTGCACAGTTTGGGATGTGCTGTGCTTGAAAGCGCctgttttgaaatttgtgCTTCCCCACAATGCGGCAATAAAGGCTTTGGCATACTGCCCTTGGGCAACGTCGCTCTTGGCCACCGGCGGTGGTAGCAAAGACCGCAAGATTAGGTTTTGGCATACTTTGAGTGGCACTTTGTTGAATGAATTTTACACCGATGGACAAATTACCTCTTTGATCTGGTCTAGGTACAAGAAGGAAATAGTTGCGACATTTGGATTTGGCGGCTCTACAAAATCAAACCTCATGCGTGTTTATTCATACCCAGCAATGAAACCAATAGTGGAAGTCAATGCCACATGCAACCTAAGAATTTTGAGTGCAGCAACCAGTCCAGATTTCTGCTCCATATGCGTAGCAGCAAATGACTCTACTATAAGAATATATGAATTGTGGAAAGTGTCTTCAGAAATTGCTTCAAACCCTAGTTGCAGAGCTCCGGGTGCATATGGGAGCGAGATCATAGAGTTAGTAGAAGGTGTAGATAAATTGGGCCCAGTAATTAGATGAATACATTGAAGTACCGGCAAAAGCTGCAATATCTGTTAACTCGCCATAATGTTTCAAATGGGACTGCACTTGAAAAACGTTAAAACTAAAATTCTTTTCCACCTTTCCATCTTTTCCGTTCTTGTTtcgtctttcttttttcaatttttctttttttcttttttgcagtTTCTCCGATAATGGTCATTACGAATATagttaaataaataaaaaattggcTGGGCTGTGTGAGGTAGGGGCGGAAATATTAAGGGGGTTCAGGGAGGacgaagaaaagaaaagacaaaagtaACTCTTAACATGAAATAGTGTTGGTAAGCGCACTAAGGTTGGCTTTAAACCCGGAATTAAACAGTAAATCACTCTCTTTCATACTTCtccctcctcctcctcctcctcctcctcacaatcgaaaaaaaaatagttaAGAATTACTACTAACAAAATTACATCATAGCGATTCGTGATTTGACACAACTacctttttccttcataAGTTCAACAACACAACAGAAAGATTTACAGAAACACTTACCCAAACACCCATACAGACATCTGTAGTATAGAAATCAAAAACGAAAGCATACATTCACATCCAATATGTCTGCTGCTTTAGTCAACCGCTCTTTGACAACTGTTCGAACAGAGCTTGAGTTCTTGAAGGATTCAGAAGTTATCACCGAGGCTTTATACGACAAGTTAGTCGCTGCACTTCccacaaaatacaaaaaggaCGAAAAGCCATGGGATGTTGATGCCTTGCAAAATAATGCGgacagtagtagtaattaTACAAATGGCAATAGTTATAACAGTACAGAGAAGTTTACGGTGGGTGCAGTAAAAGTTGCTACAGAGCAACAAAAACTACCACCTTCGAACCCAGATACAGAACCTGCACCTTCATACAACGACAAGGTAAACCAAATTTCCGAATCATTGTCCAAGACAAATTTGAAGCCACCTGCATATCCCCCATCTGATCCATCACCAGTTGGGTATTGTATGGCCTCATATGATTATAAAGCACAAGAACCAGATGATATTTCACTCACAAAGGGGGATAAAATCGCGGTAACCGAACACTTATCAGAAGATTGGTGGAAAGGATACAAGGCAGGTACAGGTCGTGACAAGGCCGGTGTATTTCCCTCAAATTACGTTAAGGTGATCTCTGAACAAGAGTTTAAATTCTCGCATAAAGATGCAGCGGCTCCACCTTCTCCTAACCCATATTCTTCTTATGGTCCACCAGCGCCATACGGACAACCATCTCCATATAACCAGCCATCTCCAATGCCTCAACAACCCTCCTATGGCGGCGGATACGGATTCCCACCTCCACAACAATACCAGCAACAATACCAAGTAGCCCCTCAAGCTGCACCTCAACAAGTACAACAAGTTCAACAACAGCCCTCCGGACGCAATGAGGCATTCAAAAAGTACGGTAGTAGGTTTGGAGAGGCAGCATTGTTTGGTGCAGGTGCTTCAGTGGGTGCAAATATTGTTAACTCTATTCTTTAAAGGAATAGACTTTAGATCGAGTTTTTAAGAGCCCATTTGCTTATTGAAGTTTAAagctttcctttttcaatctcatTTTTCGATCTTTttagtttatttttgttggtTTACTGTTTACTGTTTATAGTTTAGGGTTCATAGTTTAGGGTTCATAGTTTAGGGTTCATAGTTTAGGGTTCATAGTTGATggttttgttcaatttgagGTGTTCTGGTTAACATATTCgttcctctttctttttctctttttttttttttttctttccttttttttctttcttagaATTGTGCGTTGCAAGTATTTCCTATTTACATCTAAGTTTTCTATTTACGATTGTTTCGACTGTCAACAACTGTATTCAACAATAATGTGTCATTGTCCAATAATATTCTATTTGGCGAGGCGGATAATATGTTTGCAATTTCCCTAGCTGTATCCAATCTCTTCAATTCAACATAATCTCTAGATTTTTTAATTGCTTCACCAATCAACTCAGCCGACTTGGCCTCACCTTGAGCCTTTACAACCAACTGCTGCTTCTCTTGGATTGCTTTGTCAACAATAAACGCTGCTCTCTGGGCGTCTTGCTGTgcaatttgttttgcttcGACGGCAGCACTAAATTCTGGAGAGAATGTCATGTAAGTCAATGAAACATCGTCCAAGGCGATATCAAACTTGGCAGCACGGCGAACCAAATTCTCGCGTACCAATCTTGaaactttttctctctgtGTGATTAATTGTGCAGCGTTGAACTGAGCGACAACTGATTTCAACACTTCATTGACAATGGATGGCAACACTTTCTCTTCATAGTTCAAAcccaaagaaacaaatatttTAGGAAGTTTCAACACTTCAGGTTTGTACAACACTCTGCATGTGATATTCACCATTTGTAAATCCTTGGTTCCCGTTAAAGAGGCAATTTCCTTTGGTTTAGCACGAACATCGTAGATAATTGGTCTTTGAAACCAAGGGATGACAAAATGAGTACCTTCAGGGTAGATCTTTTGTTGAACACCATTAAGTCTTGAATACAAAATACCACGTTGACCACCCTCAACGTTGAAAAGTGCATTTTCTGCAAAGAGCACAACTCCTCCTAAAAGAAGAACTCCGCCAATTCCACCAAAGATTCCGAAAGGTGTCTTTGGTCTCTTACTACCACCTGCTTGTTGAGCCCTACGTCTCAATTCGTTAGATAAACTTTTCCAATCTGGATTGTTCATTTGTATTTTGGTTGATTAAATGACTAGGATGCCGTGAAATGTGAGTTTTCGTTACTCGTGATCAGTGATGTGGGGGAATGGAAACTAGAAAGGTTTTtggggcaaaaaaaaatctaaaGTTGCCGTCTGGTTATGTCTCGCACATTTGTTTGGTGTACTAGAGAGCCTCTCGCATGAGAATATTtttaaattcaaattctctcttttttttgtattattatttttttattaattttattaattttattttatctttttttatatttttatatctTATTTCATCTGTTTGTTCAATTATTCTAGTATCCATTTTTATACTTACTTTGCCTCCGATTTACCCACACATGGAAACTGTTTAGAGCCAAAGAAAAGACTACATCatgctcttttttttttcaaaatcttgTTTGTTCTGATGTCATGTATcgtttatattttattttattttttcttcatttttctttttcattatatAAAAGATAAAAGGTATTGTATAAAACTATGTACAActgtcgcatagcactgtcacaagtaacaagtgtacgactgctgagcatcggtttgagctggtagctcaccgataccagcggtttgagttcgtgacttgataggctatattccaactaagtgtaattgtcaatgatcgcacctataaaggtctcaatgctcataagttaagagagtaaattgtctcatacaaagtcactagtaaggagaatcgtgagagtatacactctgcacgttcacctagtgatttgtgttcaatgtagttgaccgtataaaatctatattttaccgatatttctatataatagtgataagttaattttaccacttctcgttcctatttatataaactcatcttgtttgaagtttcaagtttcctatgtcgtgcaatattctccaaatattcacttagcggaaacgagggcacagagcgtccaatgtgtgtcgcactgtgacatCCTCCCCCCCTTCAGAGTCTGAATGAGCGATACGGCCTTATTTTCATTGCATTtcggaaaaaattgatttgaggTAAAATAACTGTACAAATTGATGATAACCGTTGTGGCCTCCCCCCCTGCAAAGTAGAAAATCATTTTGTAGTACTAAGCGGAGCGGCAACAAACGGTTTCAACATCTCCCTAGTATACTGACGTTTCATGGGAATGCCTTGGAGGTTACTAAGATAGTAAATCCTCGACAGCACCTTCCGGACAACGAAAGGACCCGACCAATTCAAGCCCATCTTGTTGGTAGCAGCATCGTAAACTAAGACTAAGTCTCCTTTCTTGATCGGTACATTAGTGTCATAACGTTTGTCAAAAACTTCCTTCTGATGATCCCGATCGCGGCGTTGAGTTTCCTTAGCAGAGTCTTCCTGTTGTTTACGGAAATAAAACTGACCAACGCGGAACTTGAATAGTTCGTCCTCCGTGTATTGTTGTATATCAGATGGTGTTTGCATCAATGATTGGAGCAGATTATTaccttcaaatccaaaaaccaaGTATTGTGGTGTGAATCCCGTACGTTTACGAACCGTAGTACGATCCACCCACAATGCAGCATTCAAAACTTTGCTCAAATTCTTATTCTCTGGAACCAGTTTGATGAATCTGATAAGTCGTTTGTGCGACGCTTCGATCATCCCATTCCCCTGCGGATGGTACGGTACAGAATAAGATGGAGAAATGCCATAATTTGAGAGCAATTGCTGGAGGACCTCATTGTGAAATTCACGACCATTGTCGgttttcaaaacactaAAGGTTCCTACACGAGCAATAAAgtttgaataaataaagtcGGCTACTGCCTCTGCAGTAACCTTTGGTAAAACCTGAGCTTCGGGCCATCCCAGAAATTCGTCACGTGCAACGACAACAGTAGCGTCACGGAGCTTAACGCAGTCACAGACGATTGTATGAAACATACCAGCCGGGTAGTTCAAGTACAATGGATCCCGCTGCCTAGTTGCAGGTTGGTCCTTTTGACAATAAACACACCGTTTGATATAGTCGGCAAGTCTGCGATAGAGGTTCGGAATGTAGAATCCAGTATTTATTAGATTGAACGTAGTCTCAACTCCTGGGTGACCACGATCTCTATGAGCAAGATTGAATATGTGTTCAACCTGATTGTTCTCATAAACGACGCGTCGAGTGTATGAACCGGTCCGACCTAACTTGTAAAGGATTCCATCATGTAAATAGAACTCTAGTGCGCGGTTGATGAAACGTCTGGCGTCAGCAGGTGCGTTGTGCGAAACGGGAATGGTACGTGCCTCAAGGTACTTTCTAAGCGCTTGAAGTGGGATCTTCTTATAACTGTTATTAGGCTCAGCTTCAATGGTAACAACATTAACTTCTGCTAGTACTTTAGGATCCAACTTCGCCCTAAACTCGGCAATAGCTTCTCTGACCTCATAATGATCAGTCTGCGGAGTAGACGTGTGGCATCGGCTAAGAGCATCGGCAATGATGTTTTTCAGTCCATCAATGTGATGGATCTGATAGTTGAAGGTCCTGATGAAGTTCAACCATTTGTAAACCCGATTTACAAAGTGTGAATTATCGAGTGGTTTATTCATCACAAGGACAAGAGCTTTGTTGTCACAGTACAAATGAATGACCCCAGTAAATCCAAACAAGAGTGGATGGATTGCATCAAACGTCTTATAAATACTGAAAAGTTCCTTTTCGTAAATAGTATAGTTCTTTTCAGAACCATGGAACTTTCCAGAATAGCACAGGACTAGTTTCGATTCTCCAGCCGCATTGgtgttttgcaacacaCCACCCCAAGAGTCTGTCGAAGCATCAGTGTGGACAGTAATGAGGTCCTTAAAATTAAGGGGTTGGAGAATCGGTTGGTTGGTTAGTACTGTGATGATTTGGTGGAAAAACCGCTTAGTTGTAGGATCCCAATGAATCTGATGCTTGGGTTCCTTCCTTGCTTGATTGACTAAGTTGTAGAGGGGAGCAGTCAACTCAGCATGCCCTACAATCAACTGTCGGTAATAATTGACCAAGCCAAGGAAACTTTCTAGCTGTTTGACCGTGTTAGGGAGTGGGTAATTCAATAATGCATCCACTTGACCCCTAATTAACGTTTTCCCTGCAGGTGAAATATGGTATCCAAGAAAATCACATTCAGGTACAGCGATCTTTAACTTCGCAGGGTTAATCTTCAAGCCAGCATTGGTTAGAAGACGGAACACTTCGACAATCTTATCTAGGTGTTCTCGAACCAGTGAGTCGGTAAGTTCATCTACTTTGGGACCCACGATGGCAATGTCGTCAATAAAACACATCACATCCTTCGCAACTGGGCTCAAAATCTTTTGTAAGATAGAACTAAACTCACTTACTGAATTGATATATCCTTGAGGAAGGACAGCATACTTCAACAAACCTAACGGGCTGTTAAAACTGGTAACATCGCTAGTAGCAGCATCCAATggtatttgaaaatacGCATTCTGCACATCAATAGTACTTATAAACCAACAACCACTAATCTCTGTAGTGAGATCATCCACGGAGAGTGGGTGACCCCCTTCCAActccacatttttgttgagttCCCGAAGGTCAATCAACAATCGATGCCTTCCATCCTTCTTACTTATGAGAAACCATGGGTTCCGATAAGTCGCATCACTATAGACCAATTGCCCCTGTCGTATCATTTCTTGGAGAATCTCTACTGCAGCGGTACGTTTAGATCCTAATGGGATCGATTTCATCCGCCAGTGAACATTCGGATCTCGCAAGTTGATACGAACGGGAGGGTGTATTTCAGGCTTAAGTCTGCCAGGGTCTCCACCTTTAATGTAGAAGACATCAGACACCTCAGCACATTGGTCCACGAAATACCGAATATCATCTTCGCTCGCCCTAGACCCGGTAAATGCAGGTCGAAGCATCTCTGAAAGGGGAGGAATGACGACGGTTTGACTCACTTGGACAGTTGGAAATGAATCGATGTGGTAGTTAGAATCCCCATCGTAACGAATAGGGAATTTATGAATGTTGCCATTCGCGCGGAAACGTAACTCTCGtttatcaccatcatcagtAAACCCAATGGAGAGTTTGTGCGCATCTTGGAATGGCAACCCGAGTAGTACCTGACCAACAGGAATTTGCTCGTGCAAATAGAGGATTGCAGGTAAGGAGATGAAATGGACAGTAACATCTAAAAACACTCCCTGAGTAATTGCTTTGGTGTCATTATTAACACCTTGAACAAATACTGGCTGGCTCAAGGGAAAAGGCTTAATTGGTAACCCTTTTAGTGTTTGCGGGTTGATCAAACTCAACTGGGCCGCGGTGTCgtatttcatttctatCCTACGGCCATGTATGGATGCGGGGAAACAGAGTAGTTCTTGAGTGACCCCTGGTTGGTGGTAGCCTGTCGAAGTGGTCGTCAGATTTACTTCAGTAACAACtggtttcttcttgaacTTGGCAATACCATCCTTAAGGGCTTTCTGCAAAACATCTCTGTCAACCAACATAGCTTTAGTACTTTCTCTCATCATGGCTCGAGCATCATCGTGCATTCCCAAATACTTCGAAAGATCCATAAACACGAAGAAGTTATGTTTCATGGCATCTTTGAATGCAGCCTGTTTGTCTAGTATGGTCAATTTACTAGTACGTACTCGGCGCTGACTTTTCCGCTGTGGATCAGTGGAATCGTCAGCAAGGTGGTGTGGTTGGTCGGACGTTGCACTTAATTTGGCAAGCTCATCTAGCTGATTCTCTCTCAAGATGTCTTCGACACTAAAGAGTTTAATTGAATCGTCAGCCACTGGGGAGTCAACTCCATCATCAGCGGTAGCATTTGCCTGTTCCTCATTAAGTGGttcattaacaacaacgtCAGATTTCACCTTAGGCACTTCTTCTTGAGGGTGACTCATCATGTTTCCATTCTCCGGTGGCGTAGAAGTCTGTtcaattccttttccttcggATAGGAATAACTTTAACTCTTCATCAGGATCTACGGTGTCCTCCATGGCTAGGTTTTCTAATTCCCTATCCATTGTCAGTGCGGAGGGTTCGAACCGAATACCAGCCGAGCTAGGTTCTTCATACTCGTAGTCTGGGTCTACGTCTATGTTTTCATCTGGAAACTGGAGTTCCAGGAATGGTAAATGTGAGTCATAGGGTGGAGACTGCTCTCCGATCGGCGGGGACTCAGTGTCTAATTCCCGTCGGGACTCCTGCATAGATTGCTCTGTTACAGGGCTAGGTGCGCTTTCACGCTCCACTCTCTCCATCTCCTGCCGTTGTCTAACTGCTGCATTGAGTTGCTGTTTCACCTTATCAGCCTTCAACTTATTGTGAGCATCTTTTCGCGAGCTAGGGAGATGGGCTTTCTTCGCAGTCCAATCCTTCACTACCTTCTTAGCAGATTGAGCATTGGCTGCGTGCACCAAGTAAACCGGGACGTCATCAATCATGATGGGTCCGGGTTTAATCACTTCATCTATTGAATCAGACATTATATGAGAATTAGATTGCATCACTTCTGTCGGTAATCGTTCGTGGTGGGTATTTTCTCTAgagttactagtgactGTACTCTTAGGAATAACCTCTACCTCCATAACTTGTGCTGCCTTGGACTTACTTTGTTGGGGGCGTGCGATGCCTCGCATTAGAACTTAGAGATTTCAAGCTCAGGTGTTTTAAAAGGGGACACTTATAGAAATCCATGACCAACGGTTCACCGTTTGCTAAGTAATACTTCCCATCGACTTTCTTTACCAACTTTTCATCCAAAGCAGTCACCAATAAGTGGCAACTATCAACAGTGTGTCTGTACTTTCCACAAAAATTACATTTAGTAGTCTTTTGTGATTTGTCACCTTTAGACACCAGTGTAGTACCggcatctttttcttcgtcatctGAGATAAGATGCATCCTCGTTTGAAATGTTGCATTAACAGCATCCCAGATCCTCTCAAATGTCAAATCGTATGATTTGACACCTTGAATGATTTTATCGTTAGGTTTATTCTTGAGGAGTCCAAGGCCAATCTTTATGATCGACGCATCTTCAAACGTGACTATTGGTCCAGTCCTTCCCGGCTTTTCGATTTTAACTTCCGGGGTCATATACATGATTATTTGATCCATGACACTACCCATCCTTTCGAAAAGGGTCTTAAAGATTGAGATCCATGTTTCCTGTGCTAGGTGAGATGTATTGGTGATCctcaaatactttttgaCAGCAATACCAATAATGGTCATTTTCACTCTAGGattatgtttctttttcaaagcatCATGGATAGCAGtcataacatcagtaactTGGTTCGTTTCTGGAGGAGTGCCCCCATTGCCCAAGATAGGTAAGTAATCAACCACCGGTTGTTCAAAGGGGCCCTCACTCTTACATGACATCTCAATCATGTCCTTCAACGACTCTGACTTCGTCAAATTAGCTCCGTTCCTTAACTCATTAATGATGAGCTTATCAGGAACACCGTAGGTGTGTTTGTGCCACAAAACCGACTTTAACCAGAACATGAAACCTTCCTCATCGGAGAACTTCAAAGGGACACGTTTTGCAATGTCATACTGACCGAGTGCCATATTGTCATTTTGAGTTCTCCCTTGTTTGGCAAGGAGTTTGTCGTAGTACGCCATGAATGCCTTTTCGACAGCTATGTCTGGGACTCGAATGTATGGAATTACCCTGACGTCTTCCCCATGAGGGTACCTCTGTCTTGCCTCGTTTATGATTTGACAAGCTTCTTCATGGCCTTCAACCCAGAATCCGCTATGGACTACTTCTCCATGGTAAAGGATACCATCGTAAGATGCAACAGATCTATCAGATCCATAAGCACTAGGAGTACCACTTTGACGGGATTGGTGAGTCAAGGGTGAAGCGAGTGAGTGTGGCCTCGAGGTAGGGAAGTTACGTCCTGGTGAAAATGTGTGTTCTTCCGGATGAACTTTCATTTGCACGTCAGTTGGCAGGGTTATGCTGTTGTTATCATCCGAAATCTGGGCCTTGTTAGCCTCATCGTTCCTAGCTGGTACAGGAGTGCTAAGTTGCGGGACTGTTTGAATCATAGCGGCTTTAAACATAGCAGTCATTTGTTTCATCTGCTcttgcatcatcatcatctcaGATTTCAAGTCTAAGATCTCGTTAATCTCAACCTGATTTATTTGAGGAGCTTCTGTCCTTTTCAAACCAGGAGATTCATCTTCACCTTCGCTCATATCGGCTCTTCCCGAGGTAGAAATAGACTGCCCggaaattgaagatgagtCGACACCAGCAAGGTCTGGTTTACTTGGACCAGGGTTGATACTCCTTGGAGTAGGATTAGAGGTCTTAGAatcttttgttgaagatgacatTTGTAGTAgaagtttttcaagtttttggaATAATATTTTGCTTGAATGTAATATGTGATATACTTGGTGTTAAACTTTTTGGTGAAATGTTTTTATGGTAGATAAACCCTTTGTTCCAAATTATCAAGGGTTTCGTTCAATCAATCTCGGGAATACTTATAGTTCTCGTCACGCGAGTAAGAGGTCGTGgacaacaatttttgttgagtagggtgaaaatttttcaccaGCGCATAGTCGTGTATCCTGGCCTCAtcttaaaaattttgtcGACAATAAATGAGTGCCTCGGATTTGACTCCTCCTATATAGCAGGCGCTAAGTCAGTATCTCTAATAAAGTGATGATTGAACGACCTATTGAAACACTGTAGtttcataataataattggtTGCTTCTTTCGGGATGCAATTCTGTCTTTCTCTCAAGATGCTATATAGTCTTTCTTGCGAGATGCAATTTAGTCTTTCCCTCGGTAGTTACCATCTCCGCCGTTTTTATCTGGTGTAATTCTACCTCACCGATAACCCGTGTAGTTTGTTTAGTCTGCTACCATCATACTCAGATGAGTCCGTAGAcagtaatgatgatttcttAAACGCTGCTTTAACGGTGCTTATTTACCTTCTAGAATGTAATaagtcttttttaaaaaaatgatataaACCCAAATTAGGGATGTGGTCATTATCCTAAAAATACTTTCCTCGATCTTTGCACCAATTGAGGGTAGCCACCTATACCCGTGCAATCTTCGGTACTCGTTTCAACGCCATGCCTATCACACGTACAGCCTTCAAACTATAGCCAAGTCAGCAGACACGACTCTATTCGGTCTATAGTTGCACTCTGTCTAACGTCTACAACCTTCGCCCTTTGTCAACTGATGGGTGAATATTCCATCATAAAGTGTTGACAGTATACGctatttgatattttctgGTGTAGTCTCGGATACGTCCCGATGACTACGATGCATTATGTTCCATTGGACTAAACTCGCATAGTTCTCCAATGAGGAGTAGCTCCTCCTTTAAACTGTAGTTCACAATAGTGAAGCTATTAATTCGTGGATAGGAGATTTACTCTTCCACAGGTCCTTCTCATAAATGATATTGaccaaatgttgaaatgcCAAGGTATTGAAATGTCATGATCATTCAATATCCTGGTCGACAATACTGCTTAACAGTAGCCTCAACCAATGTATCAATTACTTGAAATATTAGGTAACCAtatcaaatcattcaaacAACATGATTTGCAAGGATTTGAGGTCCTCACTCTGGTCGCCATTctgtcgcatagcactgtcacaagtaacaagtgtacgactgctgagcatcggtttgagctggtagctcaccgataccagcggtttgagttcgtgacttgataggctatattccaactaagtgtaattgtcaatgatcgcacctataaaggtctcaatgctcataagttaagagagtaaattgtctcatacaaagtcactagtaaggagaatcgtgagagtatacactctgcacgttcacctagtgatttgtgttcaatgtagttgaccgtataaaatctatattttaccgatatttctatataatagtgataagttaattttaccacttctcgttcctatttatataaactcatcttgtttgaagtttcaagtttcctatgtcgtgcaatattctccaaatattcacttagcggaaacgagggcacagagcgtccaatgtgtgtcgcactgtgacaACAACCAATTGTAAAAATGTTTATGATGGTACGCCCTCTTGCTCATGCTTTGCATAGTGTTCACTGAGTACTTTTTTCCAGTATTTCTTCCGATTCGTTTGCAATTGATTCTTTCTAAAcaagttttccaaaaatatcaaaaacaaaatcacaAGGGCCACGATTGAGCTTGGAGCAATCATTCGGATAAACTTCTTGGTGGTAACTGTCTTTTGGTAAGGGCACTGGGCATATGGTCCGCCAGATACAAAGCAAGTTGAGATCGTAATGTCGTTCAAATCAATCCATACAGGATACTCTgcgttttctttttttatcacGTTATACAAAGCAGCCATCTCAATGCTCAGCCTTGGTAAGCTGAAATTATATCCATCGGGGCATGCATCGTT
This window harbors:
- the PHB2 gene encoding Prohibitin-2, subunit of the prohibitin complex (Phb1p-Phb2p) — protein: MNNPDWKSLSNELRRRAQQAGGSKRPKTPFGIFGGIGGVLLLGGVVLFAENALFNVEGGQRGILYSRLNGVQQKIYPEGTHFVIPWFQRPIIYDVRAKPKEIASLTGTKDLQMVNITCRVLYKPEVLKLPKIFVSLGLNYEEKVLPSIVNEVLKSVVAQFNAAQLITQREKVSRLVRENLVRRAAKFDIALDDVSLTYMTFSPEFSAAVEAKQIAQQDAQRAAFIVDKAIQEKQQLVVKAQGEAKSAELIGEAIKKSRDYVELKRLDTAREIANILSASPNRILLDNDTLLLNTVVDSRNNRK
- the PIN3 gene encoding protein that induces appearance of [PIN+] prion when overproduced, encoding MSAALVNRSLTTVRTELEFLKDSEVITEALYDKLVAALPTKYKKDEKPWDVDALQNNADSSSNYTNGNSYNSTEKFTVGAVKVATEQQKLPPSNPDTEPAPSYNDKVNQISESLSKTNLKPPAYPPSDPSPVGYCMASYDYKAQEPDDISLTKGDKIAVTEHLSEDWWKGYKAGTGRDKAGVFPSNYVKVISEQEFKFSHKDAAAPPSPNPYSSYGPPAPYGQPSPYNQPSPMPQQPSYGGGYGFPPPQQYQQQYQVAPQAAPQQVQQVQQQPSGRNEAFKKYGSRFGEAALFGAGASVGANIVNSIL